DNA from Agarilytica rhodophyticola:
GACGCCAAAAGGCAGAATCATTATTAGCATGCACCCTCTTGATAATCCGAAATATAGATTAGTTGAGGTAATGGCTAATGGTACAAAGCAACCTTTCCCCAATGCAGACTGGGCTGATGGCCCTCAAGGCAAAGTGGGTTTAACGGCAGTCATCGGCGTCCATTCTGATAAACAGGGTGTTGTCTGGATGCTGGATATGGGAGATAGCAGTCATCAGGCAAAACTCATCGCCTGGGATACTCAGAGCAATTCTCTGCTCAAAAACATTACAATCCCCCAGTCGTCTTTAGTTGATAATTCCTTTCCACAAGACTTTGTAATTGATGAAAAACGAGGAAAAATATACATCGCTGACATGTCATTCGGCAATTTCTCTGGCGCTTCCAAACCAGCTATTATCGCAGTAGATATCGCTTCAGGAAAAACAAAACGCATCCTAGAAGGATTTGAAAAGTTCATTGCCCCAGACCGAGATATGATTATCGAAGCAACACGGTTGGCATCAAAAAAGAAGGATGGCAGTACCAATCCTCTTCGTTTCGGGCTCAATCCTATTGCCATTGATGACAGTTACAAATGGGTTTACTTCGCTACCATGAACGGTGAAAAAGTCCATCAAGTACCCGCTGAATTATTGGCAGATTTTGATAAGTCTGATAAGGCAATAAAAACTAAAATTGAATTCTTTGGCCCGAAAAAACCCAGCGATGGCATGCACTATGTTCCTGGCTTAGGTTTGGCAGTAACAGATTTAGAGAATAATGCTATTGGCTTAACCACAAAAAATAATTACCAAATACTGATTCAAGATAAACAACTATCATGGCCTGATAGTCTTGCAGTGAGTGGTAATTATATTTATGTCACTCAAGATCAATTACATCAGCACCCTGCATTTAGTCAAGGACTTGGTAACGCCAAGCCTCCATATAAGCTAATGCGCTTTAAATTCAAATAAAAAAACCAATTCACCTAAGTGCGTAATCACAACTTAATATAGGAGATAAATCCATGGCAAAACTTACAATTGTGGCCAATATTATAGCCAAAGAAGACAAAATAGCACTTGTTAAAGCCGAGCTAATAAAATTAATCGATATTACTCGCGCAGAAAAAGGCTGTCTTAATTACGACCTTCATCAAGATAACAATAATCCAGCTCATTTCCTGTTTTACGAGAACTGGGAGTCACGGGATCTATGGCAAACCCATATGGGCAATACTCACCTAGCCGAATATATGAATGCGACAGAAGGCGCAGTTGAAGAATTTACACTCAACGAAATGACGGCTATTGGTTAGCAAGTAAAGTGGACAAGATAGTAAT
Protein-coding regions in this window:
- a CDS encoding L-dopachrome tautomerase-related protein: MKTFIFASVALLLSQLALSQPTSTGQLQTVTEFTDYRGAGVTVTPKGRIIISMHPLDNPKYRLVEVMANGTKQPFPNADWADGPQGKVGLTAVIGVHSDKQGVVWMLDMGDSSHQAKLIAWDTQSNSLLKNITIPQSSLVDNSFPQDFVIDEKRGKIYIADMSFGNFSGASKPAIIAVDIASGKTKRILEGFEKFIAPDRDMIIEATRLASKKKDGSTNPLRFGLNPIAIDDSYKWVYFATMNGEKVHQVPAELLADFDKSDKAIKTKIEFFGPKKPSDGMHYVPGLGLAVTDLENNAIGLTTKNNYQILIQDKQLSWPDSLAVSGNYIYVTQDQLHQHPAFSQGLGNAKPPYKLMRFKFK
- a CDS encoding putative quinol monooxygenase translates to MAKLTIVANIIAKEDKIALVKAELIKLIDITRAEKGCLNYDLHQDNNNPAHFLFYENWESRDLWQTHMGNTHLAEYMNATEGAVEEFTLNEMTAIG